The following is a genomic window from Candidatus Nitrosotenuis cloacae.
GTCATGCTGCCAGGCGTTGGAAGAAAGACTGCAAACTGCGTGCTGGTGTACGCATTTGAAAAGCCTGCAATCCCCGTAGACACGCATGTGCACCGCATCTCAAACAGGCTCGGCCTAGTCGACACAAAGACTCCCGAGAACACGGAGCTTGCACTCATGGAAAAGATCCCAGAGAAATACTGGCTGCAGATAAACGACACCTTTGTGATGTACGGTCAGAACATCTGCAAGCCCGTCTCGCCGATGTGCCATGTATGCAAGATAAAAAAGATGTGCAGGTATTATTCCGCTAAGAACGCTTCTTGATCACAAGCAGGATCAGTATTATTGCGCCAACTGAGCCGCTGACAACAAACGGATAGTAGTGGAACGGGTTCTTTGATATGTCACCTGACATCACCTCGATTGTCAGCTTGCCCGAGTTCATCGCCGGCGGATCCGTTGCCTCCTCCATTCCGTAAACAGAGTACCTGTCCACGACAAAGCCGTCCAGGTTTACGCTGCTCACCACTATCCTCTTGCCGTTGCCAATTGAGATCCCCTGCGCGTCGCTGTACGCCAAGATTATCTTGCTGTCAGGCGACCAACCCTGCTTGTCCACGTGCGTTGCCGGAACGTACCCCATGTACGGCAGGTTGAACGCAGCCCAGAACGGCCTGTCAGGCAGACTGCCCATGCCGATGTCGATGTACTTGTCCTCGCTGTTTGCGTCGTAGAACCGTATGACTGCGTTGCCCTTTGGATTTGCGTACACCAAGTCATTTTGGATGACTATCTGCCAGCTTCCCTCGTGCGAGCTGTCAAGCTTGGTGATTACCGAGTCGGCCTTGACCCTGTTGAACGCCTCCGCCGGAACGTCGATAGTCTGCAGGACAAGTGTCGGGTTTGAGAACTCTTGAGAGTATGCAGGAATTAGCGAGACTGATACAAAGAACAAAACCAGATACGGCAGGAACTTCATTGCTAATCCACAAACGGCTTTTTGTGGCCCATTATTACCTTTGAGACCTCTGGTCGCAGTATGAACTCCGACGGGGCCTGTCCCGCATCTATCATGGAGCGCATCTTCGTGCCGCTTATTTGCTCGTGGAATTCTGGACTGTGCGGGCACGCCCTCTCGTTTGTGAATGTGAGGCATTTTCTGCAATAATAAAACGCCGGAAAGAAGATAGGCTCTATGACAAGGTCGGTGTAATCCGAAAAGATCTCCTGCGCCGCAAACGGCGAGTAATATTTTCCGACCCCCGCGTGGTCCCGCCCTATGATGATGTTGGTGCATCCGTAGTTCTGCCTCATGATGGCGTGATGTATTGCCTCCTTTGGTCCTGCGTACCTCATCTCCGTGTGCAGCGTCCCAAGTATGCACCTGTTCTTCGGATAATAATTGTCAATCATGGCAATGTACGATTCCAAGATGACATCGTCTGCAAAGTCGCCCGACTTTTTCTTGCCTATCAGCGGGTTGACAAACACCCCGTCGTGTGTGGTAAGCGACGTCTTTTGCAGCATCTCGTGCGCCACGTGCGGCGGGTTCCTTGTCTGAAATGCCACAACCGACTTCCATCCCGCATCGGAGAACGCCTTTCTTGTCTGCTCAGGCGTCATCCTGTACTTGCGAATCGGGTCGTCCCCCGGCCTCACGGTATAGTCAATCTTGCCGCCAACAAGATACTCGTTCATCGAAAGCGTCTTTGCCACTCCTGGGTGGTTTTGGTCAGTCGTGCCGTATACCGACTGCGACGTTGCCTGCTTGTCAAACGTGTACACCTCCTCCACATGCAATACCGCAAACTCTGGACCCTGCGCCGTCTTGAGTGCCACGTCACCTGCCTGCTTCATCTTTGTCGCAGTCTCTTTATCCACATCAAGAACGATCGGAACGGTCCACGGAAGGTCGCTTGCAAGCCTTCCCCTCTTTACGACGCTTTCAAAGTCCGCCTGCGACAGAAACCCCTCAAGCGGGCTGAATATCCCGTCCGCGATGTTTTCTACATCGTTTGCAAGATCGTCAGATATCGTAACAGTAAGGGCACCCCCTGCCGCTTTCTGCGTCATCCTGCTTACCAGTTTGCCGCCGTGCGGATCTATTGCAGTCATTTCACAGAATGGTCCATGTGCAGTCCGCACTCTTTGTGCGAGTCAGCCTCCCACCACCAGCGCCCCGCCCGCAGGTCCTCGCCAGGCTTTGTCGCCCTGGTGCACGGCTCACAGCCGATGCTGGTGTAGCCCTTGTCGAGCAGCTTGTTGTATGGAAGATTTTTCTGTTTAATGTAATCAAGAATCTGTTCCCAACTCCAATCAATTATGGGGTTCACTTTAATTATTCCGCCGTGCATTGCGTCAATCTCAACCATGGACGCCCTTGAGCGGTTCTCGTTCTGGTCCCGTCTGAGCCCCGTCACCCACGCGTCAAGCGTGCCCAGCATCTTGTTTAGCGGGTGCACCTTGCGTATTTCGCAGCAGAGCTTTCTGTTCTCAACGCTCTCGTAGAACAGGTTTATCCCCTTTATCCTCACCATCTGCTCCACCTCGGCAGTATCTGGAAACATCACCTCGAACTTTATGCCGTATCTTTTGCTGATTGCGTCCATTACGTCGTACGTCTCCTGGTTGAGCCGGCCCGTGTCAAGTGTGAAAAACCGCGCCTTTGGGTTCACCGAGATTATCATATCCGTTACAACCGAGTCCTCGGGCCCGAAGCTTGACGCCTTGGCAATCTTGTCGCCAAACGTACCATACGCCCACCTCAGCGCGTCCTCCGGCGTCTTTAGAGTCGAGTTTATCTTGTCCACCTCGTCCTGCGTGAATCTTGGCACGTAGCTCTTGGCCGCAATTTGTTTTATAATTATTTGCAGCCTCAGCCAAACATTGAGATAATAAACAGCACGCAGCTAGAAAAGAAAATGAGCGAAACTGCCTTTGTTGTGATATTTCCATCAGCATTTTCCAAAAACAAGCAAAGCGTTCTGATTGCAAACGTAAGAAAGATCCTCAAGATACAGAACCAGTCGTACCAAAAGATAGCAACGGATGACGACCTGATAACAATAGATGCAAACGATCCCGTGTTTGCCTCGTCCGCAGTAAACCTCCTGTTTGGGATATCCCGCGTCTCCATTGCAAGAAGAGTGGAAAACAAGTACGATACGGTGGTGTCCGCAATCGCAAGGATCGGCGCAAGCCTGCTTCTCAGCGGAGAACAGTTCCACGTAAAGGTGGAAGGCGCATCCACGGGCTACATACCAAAGGACGTCGAGATTGCCGCAACGTCTGCACTTATCGAAAAAACGCACGAGATGGGATGCAGGCCGGGATCCGAGGAGAAGCACGACAAGCAGATACACTGCTTTCTCACCCGCAAGAACGCGTACATTTCCATATTCTCGGACCGGGGCCACGGCGGTGTCCCGTACAACTCGCAGGGCGAGCAGGCAGTCTGCTGCATACACGACGAGCTGTCCGCAGTGTCGTGCATTGAGTCAATAAAGCAGGGCTTTGACGCCAAGATGCTGGTCTGCTACAACGACGCAAACCTGATGGAGCTGGTCAAGCTGACAAACAGAATCATCCCAAGAACCATGTCAGGTGCGGTGACAATAGAGTTCTTCAAGGTGCCAACAAAGGACACCGCAACATCCATTCTGCAACGCGCCCTTGTTGCAACCAAGCTATCATGCAGAATTGCAAAAAAGCAAAAGATACCCCGCGTCTGCATCGGCCTATCACCACTTACGCACCCCGTGTGGTTTATCGACCAGAACACGTCCCTTGTCGCAAAGGACAAGCTTGCGCCGTGGGTGCCTCTTGCAGGACTGGACGACGAGATCATCAGGACCGCAAAGGAGATGGGCCTTGGAAAATACCTGCACAAAATAGAGAGACTGGGCGCGCTCAAGTTTGCAAAAAACATCCCAGACATCTCCGACATTCTAAGTCAGGCGGAGAGGACGCACCAGACAGTCACAGTAAAGGTCGGGCCAAACAACATCCATGACATTTTGGATGCGCTCAAGCATTGAAGATTTATGCGGGAATTTTTTGATTTGAATCTATGAAGAGAATAGGGCAGTTCATCTACTCATGGGGAAACGGCCACTATTCCAGAATGATGCTCCTCGACGAGGAGCTTGCCAGGTACTCAAACGGGTGGGAGATCCACTACTCCAGCAAGGACGACATATACCGGAAACTGCTCAAGCGGTTCCCAGAAAAGCGCCAGTACGTCCACGAGATACTGATGCCGACACCAATTGACGGAAGGTACGGGCCCAGCATCACTTTGTCGATGCTCAACTTTCTCCTTCCCGTGCGTGGCAGCCCGCCCCTTGTGAGACAGGTGAGCAGCTACCTCAGAGAGGAGGCAAAGCTCTTCAACTCTGTCAAGTTCGATCTTTCGATAAGCGACGGTGACATGGGACCGAACATCCTTGCACGCAACCGCGGGATAAAGTCGATCTTTGTCACAAACCAGTTCAAGCCGAAGCTCTGGAGATCACACTCTTACTTTTATCCAGGCGTTCTGTACATTGCAAAACAGATAGCAAAGGCAACCAAGATAATAGTCGCCGACTCGCCGCCGCCGTATACCATCTGCGAGTACAACCTCAACTTCCCGGACTCTGTAAAAGAAAAGGTGGTGTATGCGGGGCACTTTGCAAAGAACGAAAGGTCGCCTCCTGCCCCCCCAACCGACCTTGAGAGGTTGCTGCAGGACTGCGACTTTGGGTACTGGATGCGCACCGGCAACAAGTCGACAAACGAGGTGACCGGAAGAAAGTACGAGGAGGTGTTCTCCTCAGACGAGATGAGAAACGAGAGGCGCGTAATCTCGCACGCAACTGCTGACCCCTCAATTGATGCCGTAACCGGCAGGGACGGAAGGAGATACTCCGTGTCCGAGGCGGCAGAAAAAAAGATAGACTGGATACAAATCGACATCGGGTTCCTCACCGAGCAGCAAAAAGAGACTGCACTTGACCTGTGCAGGTACGCAGTGGTCAATGGATCGCACACCGTAATGGGCGAGATAATCGGAGTCAAGGGCAAGCCGATAATTGGCATCCCGGTGTACGACGAGCAGGGAAACCAGATAGACTGGGCACAGGAGCACAACCTCGGAGTAGGCGCCAAGAGCAAAAGGCAGGTGATCTCCGCCATTTCCACGTTGAGGAGCAACTACCCCAAATTCGAGCAGGCCATATCGGAGTTCCAGAAAAACTTTGTACCAAACGGAGCAAGGGCGACTGCAAAGATTGCAGCCGAGATGCTCGAAGATAAGAACTAATAGCTTTTTGAACAATATACAGCATCTGGTACGCGGTGTTTCGATGGGCGAACGGACCGAAAGGGATGACGATAATGATCCGCGTACCAGAAAAATCGATCAGAGTTGCAAAAGCTTTTATGGAAAATTTTTTTCACAGAGTCATTGGTAAATTGCCCAGAATGTATTGCAAAGGAACGTAAGGCAGCTTACGAGCGCCACATTGCAAGCGAGAGTCAGGAAAGCGTCCAAAAGGTACTAGAAGAGATAGAGATCCCAATGAAATTCGACATCGTAACAAAGCACTTCATCTGCAAGCGATGCGGACTGTACGCCACACGCGAGCAGGTAAACGACATCAGGGACAGAATAAACAGACGAGACCCGACAAGAGAGGACAAGCACGATGACTACTTGGATTGGTGGCAAAAAAGCAAGAAAGACAAGCTTTAGAGCTGATGCCGTATGGTGAAAAAAAAGGACGATATTCCAGACTGGGTATTAGACGAGATAAAGAATGCAAAATTTGCAAAACCAGAGCCCCTCACACGAACCGGATACATACTTGAGGTGTACGACGAGGACAAAAAGATCGACGCGCAGCTGTACGAGGCA
Proteins encoded in this region:
- a CDS encoding phosphoadenylyl-sulfate reductase yields the protein MPRFTQDEVDKINSTLKTPEDALRWAYGTFGDKIAKASSFGPEDSVVTDMIISVNPKARFFTLDTGRLNQETYDVMDAISKRYGIKFEVMFPDTAEVEQMVRIKGINLFYESVENRKLCCEIRKVHPLNKMLGTLDAWVTGLRRDQNENRSRASMVEIDAMHGGIIKVNPIIDWSWEQILDYIKQKNLPYNKLLDKGYTSIGCEPCTRATKPGEDLRAGRWWWEADSHKECGLHMDHSVK
- the sat gene encoding sulfate adenylyltransferase, with the translated sequence MTAIDPHGGKLVSRMTQKAAGGALTVTISDDLANDVENIADGIFSPLEGFLSQADFESVVKRGRLASDLPWTVPIVLDVDKETATKMKQAGDVALKTAQGPEFAVLHVEEVYTFDKQATSQSVYGTTDQNHPGVAKTLSMNEYLVGGKIDYTVRPGDDPIRKYRMTPEQTRKAFSDAGWKSVVAFQTRNPPHVAHEMLQKTSLTTHDGVFVNPLIGKKKSGDFADDVILESYIAMIDNYYPKNRCILGTLHTEMRYAGPKEAIHHAIMRQNYGCTNIIIGRDHAGVGKYYSPFAAQEIFSDYTDLVIEPIFFPAFYYCRKCLTFTNERACPHSPEFHEQISGTKMRSMIDAGQAPSEFILRPEVSKVIMGHKKPFVD
- a CDS encoding thiamine biosynthesis protein, which encodes MSETAFVVIFPSAFSKNKQSVLIANVRKILKIQNQSYQKIATDDDLITIDANDPVFASSAVNLLFGISRVSIARRVENKYDTVVSAIARIGASLLLSGEQFHVKVEGASTGYIPKDVEIAATSALIEKTHEMGCRPGSEEKHDKQIHCFLTRKNAYISIFSDRGHGGVPYNSQGEQAVCCIHDELSAVSCIESIKQGFDAKMLVCYNDANLMELVKLTNRIIPRTMSGAVTIEFFKVPTKDTATSILQRALVATKLSCRIAKKQKIPRVCIGLSPLTHPVWFIDQNTSLVAKDKLAPWVPLAGLDDEIIRTAKEMGLGKYLHKIERLGALKFAKNIPDISDILSQAERTHQTVTVKVGPNNIHDILDALKH
- a CDS encoding glycosyltransferase, translated to MKRIGQFIYSWGNGHYSRMMLLDEELARYSNGWEIHYSSKDDIYRKLLKRFPEKRQYVHEILMPTPIDGRYGPSITLSMLNFLLPVRGSPPLVRQVSSYLREEAKLFNSVKFDLSISDGDMGPNILARNRGIKSIFVTNQFKPKLWRSHSYFYPGVLYIAKQIAKATKIIVADSPPPYTICEYNLNFPDSVKEKVVYAGHFAKNERSPPAPPTDLERLLQDCDFGYWMRTGNKSTNEVTGRKYEEVFSSDEMRNERRVISHATADPSIDAVTGRDGRRYSVSEAAEKKIDWIQIDIGFLTEQQKETALDLCRYAVVNGSHTVMGEIIGVKGKPIIGIPVYDEQGNQIDWAQEHNLGVGAKSKRQVISAISTLRSNYPKFEQAISEFQKNFVPNGARATAKIAAEMLEDKN